The Limanda limanda chromosome 20, fLimLim1.1, whole genome shotgun sequence genome has a segment encoding these proteins:
- the si:ch211-285f17.1 gene encoding sickle tail protein isoform X5 — translation MQPPDMDKKREAFLEHLKQKYPHHASAIMGHQERLREQSRSPKHGPGDQVDHLSLASLESLDAMSEADAPTGFTRGSRVRASLPVVRSTNQTRDRSLGVLYLQYGDETKQFRMPNEVTSIDTVRALFVSAFPQQLNMKMLESPSVAVYVKDDMRNMYYELSDVRNLGDHSCLKVYHKDPAQAFSHGPRPANGDARMHSDGQHPLRQPPMGPPGHHPLQGVLPQSPHSMPSSPSRIPFGSRPGSLPGSATIPRERLSSASPTVRSISPCPSAILERRDVKPDEDMGGKSHSLARGNEGLYADPYLLQEGRLSLASSHGAHPNPGMDSPDHGMGGFHRASIRSTSSYSGPSPTDSMDHPSLYRQKSRNSQLPTLGSKTPPPSPHRMSEVRMIDIHGGPPHGIPPHGVPPHGVPPHGVPPHGVPPHGIPSHGVPPHGVPPHGVSPHGVPIERSSPVRHSFRKEEVAGTKPRNNMASPVVADLPGHMQGPVPPVVEHQTRQRMKAMEQQIASLTGLVQHALLKGPNTSGNQEPPSERPVKTSSPAHSAHSSGGSPVLAPKTSAAPSDKRPVPLKVNLLQFRKNVSDLRVQLHQMRQLQLQNQEALRIQLKRAEQEISVKLVEAMRRLEDPVQRQRSLVEEDRHKYLGLEECVLTQLGDLEQYVGSLQKDPGATHRAVTLKDVEEGAVTLRKVGESLAGLKGEFPALQTRMRAVLRVEVEAVKFLKEEPHKLDSMLKRVKSLTDTLSGLRRHTSEVSQKSQNPSAHVPVDNSPAAAAASEPPAESPPAPARPSSTSPPLDPQNSTVRSEVMPSSPVVIHHVQSSRVLMQQSQQSAALTVQPSPPLTPSPTQVPSPKGRESPRGASMGPPSPVHHKKTNGNSVTNGSQDLVIEELQSNKEKSKCRAMSIEAAEKEWAERRQNLGHYDGKEFEKILQEAQANMMKGIPSLEVDENTALPPAASGEQADTHSPVESPTEDLRSEPDSDKLVKKGPEKLPKPVLEKPAKPVLERPSKTKPAPIDTVTKQGSEKASKSPPPPPPRKTYPGSNSGSNSGMTTTRSGEVVFTSRKESVSAQEGDEEVPPPTPQPKPTKVPPETKPKPPTPPPVITSVSRDEDDEGDKIMAELQSSEPSREDKDPDTDENGNTPVRQSQGVIYYVTGQIPKDLPPPSGTDETPELQEPAQPPTQVSNVNVNDNSPSQEQQPPQSPPPKSPPPLTPPPISPKPVGLTKFKLPKKQVKRSESLKTKVEMEKGKMLNKMNTEKKSKTIPEPVSSSKNIIPEATETSTISAVRQMPSKRSVSPTKKARVEDSDPPKVTFVDDDEGAGLSLDLPGEEAPPPPDNIAFMITNTKVQSLSCGEYQDLVNAKKAGVQTFTLGSAQNRGNAAGDPNALPDNGFNKKPVIIIFDEPMDIRSAYKRLSTIFESEDELERLLSQERIDEESEESDSERGGWLQVKAEATKSVEDKKVRSSQGTADHNSLSSSSSSSISELTDSGINMEANEDAKQDSKKKFKFKFPKKQLAALTQAIRAGTKSGKKTLQVVVYEDEEEGDGTIRQHKEAKRFEITRSQSLADTDSASQLRRQNSGSHVRTDEIRKNTYKTLDSLEQTIKQLETTISEMGPLSPEEPVPQEEAKAGGVKSSDGGGLKRSSSLPTSRGSGPKVPGKKFLQPKTKPQLLPRPVVVPTTSTSTASAITVPSAVPQNASVASPTSRMPVPLSAKSRQSPGTTDKAGKQPKLQDAQRQFRQANGSAKRVGGDHKTTSPTIPTSKIPAFYPSSPKGSSQAAPNSDATNPINPSSSSSSSSSSSSSSKSSILSSHAPRSATLPSSHIPSSHIPSLSNGSLKLPAPSQHTGKALSFSSQTQNGRVHSSSSSSFSSSSSSSSSPSPLSPTPVGPGGKSIRTIHTPSFTSYRSHNGSSGKSCIPTATAAKDTT, via the exons ATGCAGCCGCCAGACATGGACAAGAAGAGGGAGGCGTTCCTGGAGCATCTCAAGCAGAAATACCCCCATCACGCCTCAGCGATCATGGGCCACCAGGAGAGGCTGCGGGAGCAG AGCAGAAGCCCAAAGCACGGCCCCGGCGACCAGGTTGACCACCTCTCCTTGGCCTCCCTGGAGTCACTGGACGCCATGTCAGAGGCCGACGCGCCCACCGGCTTCACCCGCGGCAGCCGAGTGCGTGCCAGCCTGCCCGTGGTGCGGTCCACCAACCAGACGAGGGATCGCTCGCTAG GTGTGCTGTACCTTCAGTACGGAGACGAGACCAAACAGTTCCGGATGCCCAACGAGGTGACGAGCATCGACACGGTGCGAGCTCTGTTCGTCAGTGCCTTCCCGCAGCAGCTCAACATGAAGATGCTGGAGTCGCCCAGCGTGGCGGTCTACGTGAAAGACGACATGAGGAACATGTACTACGAGCTCAGCGATGTCAG GAACCTCGGGGACCACTCCTGCCTGAAGGTCTACCACAAAGACCCAGCACAGGCGTTCAGCCACGGGCCCAGACCTGCCAACGGCGATGCCAGG ATGCACAGTGATGGACAGCACCCTCTGAGACAACCCCCCATGGGTCCCCCGGGACACCATCCACTGCAGGGAGTGCTCCCCCAGAGTCCCCACTCCAtgccctcctccccctccaggATCCCGTTTGGCTCTCGGCCGGGCTCCCTCCCCGGCAGCGCCACTATCCCGCGGGAGCGACTGTCTAGCGCCAGCCCAACGGTGCGCTCCATCTCGCCCTGTCCCAGCGCCATCCTGGAGAGACGGGACGTCAAGCCTGATGAGGACATGGGGGGGAAGAGCCACAGTCTAGCCCGGGGAAACGAGGGCTTGTATGCAGATCCGTACCTGCTCCAGGAGGGACGACTGAGCTTGGCTTCTTCCCACGGAGCGCACCCCAACCCTGGGATGGACAGTCCAGATCACGGAATGGGGGGGTTCCACCGGGCCTCCATTCGCTCCACAAGTTCTTACAGCGGACCCAGCCCAACAGACTCTATGGATCACCCCTCTCTGTACAGGCAGAAGTCCAGAAACAGCCAACTGCCAACGTTGGGCTCCAAGACCCCCCCTCCATCACCTCACCGAATGTCTGAGGTACGGATGATTGACATCCACGGTGGGCCGCCTCATGGTATTCCTCCTCATGGGGTTCCTCCTCACGGGGTTCCTCCTCATGGGGTTCCTCCTCACGGGGTTCCTCCTCATGGGATTCCTTCTCATGGGGTTCCTCCTCATGGAGTTCCTCCTCACGGGGTTTCTCCTCATGGGGTTCCCATCGAGCGGAGCTCCCCGGTACGCCATTCCTTCAGGAAGGAGGAAGTAGCAGGGACCAAGCCGCGGAACAACATGGCCTCACCTGTGGTTGCGGACCTCCCGGGTCACATGCAGGGGCCCGTTCCACCTGTTGTTGAACATCAGACACG ACAGCGAATGAAGGCTATGGAGCAACAGATTGCCAGCTTGACTGGTCTTGTTCAGCATGCACTTTTAAAGGGGCCAAACACTAGTGGCAACCAGGAGCCTCCAAG CGAGAGACCAGTGAAGACTTCATCTCCAGCCCACAGTGCACACAGCTCAG GTGGTTCccctgtcctggctcctaaaacCAGCGCAGCTCCGTCAGACAAGCGCCCGGTTCCTCTCAAAGTCAACCTCCTGCAGTTCAGGAAGAACGTCTCTGACCTCAGGGTGCAGCTTCATCAGATGAGACAGCTGCAG ctccagaaccAGGAGGCGCTGCGGATTCAGCTGAAGCGCGCCGAGCAGGAAATCAGTGTTAAACTGGTGGAGGCCATGCGGCGTCTGGAGGACCCGGTCCAGAGGCAGAGATCGTTGGTGGAGGAGGACAGGCACAAGTACCTGGGACTGGAGGAGTGTGTCCTCACTCAACTTGG tgACCTGGAGCAGTATGTGGGCTCTCTGCAGAAGGACCCAGGAGCGACACACAGGGCCGTGACCCTGAAGGACGTGGAGGAGGGAGCAGTGACTCTGAGGAAGGTGGGAGAATCTCTGGCAGGACTCAAAG GAGAGTTCCCGGCTCTACAGACCAGGATGCGGGCCGTGCTCCGAGTGGAGGTGGAAGCCGTCAAGTTTTTGAAGGAGGAGCCTCACAAACTGGACAGCATGCTGAAGAGAGTCAAGAGCCTGACGGACACACTCAGCGGCCTGAGGAG acacACCTCTGAGGTTTCTCAGAAGAGTCAGAATCCTTCTGCTCATGTCCCAGTGGATAAcagccctgcagcagcagcagcgtcagaGCCTCCTGCTGAATCCCCCCCAGCACCAGCCCGACCCAGCTCCACCTCTCCCCCACTGGATCCCCAGAACTCCACCGTCAGATCCGAGGTGATGCCCTCCTCCCCGGTGGTCATCCATCATGTCCAGAGCTCCCGGGTGCTCATGCAGCAGTCCCAGCAGTCTGCAGCGCTGACCGTTCAGCCCAGTCCGCCGCTCACCCCAAGCCCCACGCAGGTCCCGAGTCCCAAAGGCCGGGAATCTCCCAGGGGTGCGTCCATGGGTCCGCCGAGCCCTGTCCATCACAAGAAGACAAACGGGAACTCTGTGACTAATGGCAGCCAGGATCTTGTcatagaggagctgcagagcaaTAAGGAGAAGAGTAAATGCAGAGCTATGTCCATAGAG GCAGCGGAGAAGGAGTGGGCGGAGAGGAGGCAGAACCTGGGTCATTACGACGGGAAAGAGTTTGAGAAGATCCTGCAGGAGGCCCAGGCCAACATGATGAAGGGCATCCCCAGCCTGGAGGTGGACGAGAACACtgcactgccccctgctgccagCGGAGAACAAGCCGACACCCACAGTCCTGTAGAGTCACCAACAG AAGACCTCCGGTCCGAGCCTGACTCCGACAAACTGGTCAAAAAGGGGCCCGAGAAACTGCCGAAGCCCGTGTTGGAGAAACCAGCCAAGCCGGTGCTGGAGAGACCCTCCAAGACCAAGCCGGCGCCCATCGACACTGTCACCAAGCAAGGGTCCGAGAAGGCCAGCAAGTCCCCACCGCCGCCGCCTCCAAGGAAGACCTACCCCGGCTCCAACTCCGGCTCCAACTCCGGCATGACCACCACTCGCTCTGGGGAGGTGGTCTTCACCAGCAGGAAGGAGTCCGTCTCAGCTCAG GAGGGTGACGAGGAGGTCCCACCTCCCACTCCCCAGCCCAAGCCCACCAAGGTCCCACCAGAGACCAAGCCAAAGCCTCCTACCCCTCCCCCGGTTATAACGTCTGTCTCCAGAGACGAGGACGATGAAGGAGACAAGATCATGGCAGAGCTCCAG AGCTCAGAGCCCAGTCGAGAGGATAAAGATCCGGACACGGATGAAAACGGGAACACCCCTGTGCGACAGAGCCAAGGG GTCATTTACTATGTGACTGGCCAGATCCCCAAAGATCTCCCACCCCCGTCAGGAACGGACGAGACCCCCGAGCTCCAAGAGCCCGCGCAGCCGCCAACACAGGTGTCAAATGTCAATGTTAACGACAATTCTCCAAGCCAGGAACAGCAGCCGCCACAGTCTCCACCACCCAAATCCCCCCCGCCTTTAACGCCGCCACCGATTTCACCTAAACCCGTGGGACTGACCAAATTCAAACTGCCAAAGAAGCAAGTGAAACGCTCCGAATCCTTGAAGACCAAGGTGGAAATGGAGAAGGGCAAAATGCTCAACAAAATGAACACTGAGAAGAAAAGTAAAACCATCCCGGAGCCTGTTTCTTCCAGTAAGAATATAATCCCAGAGGCGACGGAAACCAGCACAATTAGCGCCGTCAGACAGATGCCGTCTAAACGTTCTGTTTCCCCAACGAAAAAGGCTCGGGTTGAGGACAGTGATCCACCGAAAGTTACTTTTGTGGATGACGACGAGGGCGCGGGTCTTAGTCTGGATCTGCCTGGAGAAGAGGCGCCTCCACCTCCTGACAACATAGCATTCATGATCACCAACACCAAGGTTCAGTCTCTGTCTTGTGGCGAGTACCAGGATCTGGTCAACGCCAAGAAGGCAGGCGTCCAGACATTCACTTTAGGATCCGCCCAAAACCGAGGGAACGCCGCGGGGGATCCCAACGCGCTGCCGGACAACGGCTTCAACAAGAAGCCCGTCATCATCATTTTCGATGAGCCCATGGACATCCGCTCGGCCTACAAGCGTCTGTCCACCATATTTGAGTCTGAGGACGAACTGGAGAGGCTGCTGTCACAAGAGCGCATCGATGAGGAGAGCGAGGAGTCGGACTCGGAGAGGGGGGGTTGGCTGCAGGTCAAAGCTGAGGCCACAAAATCGGTTGAGGACAAAAAGGTCAGATCTTCCCAGGGCACCGCCGACCACAACAGCTTATCGTCCTCGTCTTCGTCCTCGATATCCGAACTGACGGACAGTGGAATAAACATGGAGGCGAACGAAGACGCCAAGCAGGACAGTAAGAAGAAGTTCAAGTTCAAGTTCCCCAAGAAGCAGCTGGCGGCGCTGACCCAGGCGATCCGCGCCGGCACCAAGTCGGGCAAGAAGACTCTCCAGGTGGTCGTGTacgaagacgaggaggaaggcGACGGCACCATCAGGCAGCACAAGGAAGCGAAGAGATTCGAGATTACACGTTCACAATCTTTAGCGGACACGGATTCGGCCTCGCAGCTGAGGAGGCAGAACTCCGGGTCCCACGTTCGGACGGACGAGATCCGGAAGAACACCTACAAGACCCTGGACAGCCTGGAGCAGACCAtcaagcagctggagaccaccATCAGCGAGATGGGCCCCCTCTCCCCCGAGGAGCCCGTCCCTCAGGAGGAGGCTAAAGCAGGGGGTGTGAAGAGCTCCGATGGAGGGGGGCTAAAGAGGTCGTCCTCTCTCCCTACCTCCAGAGGGTCCGGCCCTAAGGTACCCGGCAAAAAGTTTCTGCAGCCGAAGACTAAACCGCAGCTCCTGCCTCGGCCTGTAGTCGTCCCTACTACCAGCACCAGCACTGCCTCCGCCATCACTGTCCCCAGCGCCGTGCCACAG AACGCCAGTGTCGCTTCCCCCACTAGTCGGATGCCCGTCCCTTTGTCTGCGAAGTCCAGGCAGTCGCCGGGTACTACTGACAAAGCAGGAAAACAGCCAAAACTGCAGGACGCTCAGAGGCAGTTCCGACAG
- the si:ch211-285f17.1 gene encoding sickle tail protein homolog isoform X2, whose protein sequence is MQPPDMDKKREAFLEHLKQKYPHHASAIMGHQERLREQSRSPKHGPGDQVDHLSLASLESLDAMSEADAPTGFTRGSRVRASLPVVRSTNQTRDRSLGVLYLQYGDETKQFRMPNEVTSIDTVRALFVSAFPQQLNMKMLESPSVAVYVKDDMRNMYYELSDVRNLGDHSCLKVYHKDPAQAFSHGPRPANGDARMHSDGQHPLRQPPMGPPGHHPLQGVLPQSPHSMPSSPSRIPFGSRPGSLPGSATIPRERLSSASPTVRSISPCPSAILERRDVKPDEDMGGKSHSLARGNEGLYADPYLLQEGRLSLASSHGAHPNPGMDSPDHGMGGFHRASIRSTSSYSGPSPTDSMDHPSLYRQKSRNSQLPTLGSKTPPPSPHRMSEVRMIDIHGGPPHGIPPHGVPPHGVPPHGVPPHGVPPHGIPSHGVPPHGVPPHGVSPHGVPIERSSPVRHSFRKEEVAGTKPRNNMASPVVADLPGHMQGPVPPVVEHQTRQRMKAMEQQIASLTGLVQHALLKGPNTSGNQEPPSERPVKTSSPAHSAHSSGGSPVLAPKTSAAPSDKRPVPLKVNLLQFRKNVSDLRVQLHQMRQLQLQNQEALRIQLKRAEQEISVKLVEAMRRLEDPVQRQRSLVEEDRHKYLGLEECVLTQLGDLEQYVGSLQKDPGATHRAVTLKDVEEGAVTLRKVGESLAGLKGEFPALQTRMRAVLRVEVEAVKFLKEEPHKLDSMLKRVKSLTDTLSGLRRHTSEVSQKSQNPSAHVPVDNSPAAAAASEPPAESPPAPARPSSTSPPLDPQNSTVRSEVMPSSPVVIHHVQSSRVLMQQSQQSAALTVQPSPPLTPSPTQVPSPKGRESPRGASMGPPSPVHHKKTNGNSVTNGSQDLVIEELQSNKEKSKCRAMSIEAAEKEWAERRQNLGHYDGKEFEKILQEAQANMMKGIPSLEVDENTALPPAASGEQADTHSPVESPTDLRSEPDSDKLVKKGPEKLPKPVLEKPAKPVLERPSKTKPAPIDTVTKQGSEKASKSPPPPPPRKTYPGSNSGSNSGMTTTRSGEVVFTSRKESVSAQEGDEEVPPPTPQPKPTKVPPETKPKPPTPPPVITSVSRDEDDEGDKIMAELQVFQMCTVKDVGVKNLVEPGTRIEPQIRELRPGALLPLKEKKQSSEPSREDKDPDTDENGNTPVRQSQGVIYYVTGQIPKDLPPPSGTDETPELQEPAQPPTQVSNVNVNDNSPSQEQQPPQSPPPKSPPPLTPPPISPKPVGLTKFKLPKKQVKRSESLKTKVEMEKGKMLNKMNTEKKSKTIPEPVSSSKNIIPEATETSTISAVRQMPSKRSVSPTKKARVEDSDPPKVTFVDDDEGAGLSLDLPGEEAPPPPDNIAFMITNTKVQSLSCGEYQDLVNAKKAGVQTFTLGSAQNRGNAAGDPNALPDNGFNKKPVIIIFDEPMDIRSAYKRLSTIFESEDELERLLSQERIDEESEESDSERGGWLQVKAEATKSVEDKKVRSSQGTADHNSLSSSSSSSISELTDSGINMEANEDAKQDSKKKFKFKFPKKQLAALTQAIRAGTKSGKKTLQVVVYEDEEEGDGTIRQHKEAKRFEITRSQSLADTDSASQLRRQNSGSHVRTDEIRKNTYKTLDSLEQTIKQLETTISEMGPLSPEEPVPQEEAKAGGVKSSDGGGLKRSSSLPTSRGSGPKVPGKKFLQPKTKPQLLPRPVVVPTTSTSTASAITVPSAVPQNASVASPTSRMPVPLSAKSRQSPGTTDKAGKQPKLQDAQRQFRQANGSAKRVGGDHKTTSPTIPTSKIPAFYPSSPKGSSQAAPNSDATNPINPSSSSSSSSSSSSSSKSSILSSHAPRSATLPSSHIPSSHIPSLSNGSLKLPAPSQHTGKALSFSSQTQNGRVHSSSSSSFSSSSSSSSSPSPLSPTPVGPGGKSIRTIHTPSFTSYRSHNGSSGKSCIPTATAAKDTT, encoded by the exons ATGCAGCCGCCAGACATGGACAAGAAGAGGGAGGCGTTCCTGGAGCATCTCAAGCAGAAATACCCCCATCACGCCTCAGCGATCATGGGCCACCAGGAGAGGCTGCGGGAGCAG AGCAGAAGCCCAAAGCACGGCCCCGGCGACCAGGTTGACCACCTCTCCTTGGCCTCCCTGGAGTCACTGGACGCCATGTCAGAGGCCGACGCGCCCACCGGCTTCACCCGCGGCAGCCGAGTGCGTGCCAGCCTGCCCGTGGTGCGGTCCACCAACCAGACGAGGGATCGCTCGCTAG GTGTGCTGTACCTTCAGTACGGAGACGAGACCAAACAGTTCCGGATGCCCAACGAGGTGACGAGCATCGACACGGTGCGAGCTCTGTTCGTCAGTGCCTTCCCGCAGCAGCTCAACATGAAGATGCTGGAGTCGCCCAGCGTGGCGGTCTACGTGAAAGACGACATGAGGAACATGTACTACGAGCTCAGCGATGTCAG GAACCTCGGGGACCACTCCTGCCTGAAGGTCTACCACAAAGACCCAGCACAGGCGTTCAGCCACGGGCCCAGACCTGCCAACGGCGATGCCAGG ATGCACAGTGATGGACAGCACCCTCTGAGACAACCCCCCATGGGTCCCCCGGGACACCATCCACTGCAGGGAGTGCTCCCCCAGAGTCCCCACTCCAtgccctcctccccctccaggATCCCGTTTGGCTCTCGGCCGGGCTCCCTCCCCGGCAGCGCCACTATCCCGCGGGAGCGACTGTCTAGCGCCAGCCCAACGGTGCGCTCCATCTCGCCCTGTCCCAGCGCCATCCTGGAGAGACGGGACGTCAAGCCTGATGAGGACATGGGGGGGAAGAGCCACAGTCTAGCCCGGGGAAACGAGGGCTTGTATGCAGATCCGTACCTGCTCCAGGAGGGACGACTGAGCTTGGCTTCTTCCCACGGAGCGCACCCCAACCCTGGGATGGACAGTCCAGATCACGGAATGGGGGGGTTCCACCGGGCCTCCATTCGCTCCACAAGTTCTTACAGCGGACCCAGCCCAACAGACTCTATGGATCACCCCTCTCTGTACAGGCAGAAGTCCAGAAACAGCCAACTGCCAACGTTGGGCTCCAAGACCCCCCCTCCATCACCTCACCGAATGTCTGAGGTACGGATGATTGACATCCACGGTGGGCCGCCTCATGGTATTCCTCCTCATGGGGTTCCTCCTCACGGGGTTCCTCCTCATGGGGTTCCTCCTCACGGGGTTCCTCCTCATGGGATTCCTTCTCATGGGGTTCCTCCTCATGGAGTTCCTCCTCACGGGGTTTCTCCTCATGGGGTTCCCATCGAGCGGAGCTCCCCGGTACGCCATTCCTTCAGGAAGGAGGAAGTAGCAGGGACCAAGCCGCGGAACAACATGGCCTCACCTGTGGTTGCGGACCTCCCGGGTCACATGCAGGGGCCCGTTCCACCTGTTGTTGAACATCAGACACG ACAGCGAATGAAGGCTATGGAGCAACAGATTGCCAGCTTGACTGGTCTTGTTCAGCATGCACTTTTAAAGGGGCCAAACACTAGTGGCAACCAGGAGCCTCCAAG CGAGAGACCAGTGAAGACTTCATCTCCAGCCCACAGTGCACACAGCTCAG GTGGTTCccctgtcctggctcctaaaacCAGCGCAGCTCCGTCAGACAAGCGCCCGGTTCCTCTCAAAGTCAACCTCCTGCAGTTCAGGAAGAACGTCTCTGACCTCAGGGTGCAGCTTCATCAGATGAGACAGCTGCAG ctccagaaccAGGAGGCGCTGCGGATTCAGCTGAAGCGCGCCGAGCAGGAAATCAGTGTTAAACTGGTGGAGGCCATGCGGCGTCTGGAGGACCCGGTCCAGAGGCAGAGATCGTTGGTGGAGGAGGACAGGCACAAGTACCTGGGACTGGAGGAGTGTGTCCTCACTCAACTTGG tgACCTGGAGCAGTATGTGGGCTCTCTGCAGAAGGACCCAGGAGCGACACACAGGGCCGTGACCCTGAAGGACGTGGAGGAGGGAGCAGTGACTCTGAGGAAGGTGGGAGAATCTCTGGCAGGACTCAAAG GAGAGTTCCCGGCTCTACAGACCAGGATGCGGGCCGTGCTCCGAGTGGAGGTGGAAGCCGTCAAGTTTTTGAAGGAGGAGCCTCACAAACTGGACAGCATGCTGAAGAGAGTCAAGAGCCTGACGGACACACTCAGCGGCCTGAGGAG acacACCTCTGAGGTTTCTCAGAAGAGTCAGAATCCTTCTGCTCATGTCCCAGTGGATAAcagccctgcagcagcagcagcgtcagaGCCTCCTGCTGAATCCCCCCCAGCACCAGCCCGACCCAGCTCCACCTCTCCCCCACTGGATCCCCAGAACTCCACCGTCAGATCCGAGGTGATGCCCTCCTCCCCGGTGGTCATCCATCATGTCCAGAGCTCCCGGGTGCTCATGCAGCAGTCCCAGCAGTCTGCAGCGCTGACCGTTCAGCCCAGTCCGCCGCTCACCCCAAGCCCCACGCAGGTCCCGAGTCCCAAAGGCCGGGAATCTCCCAGGGGTGCGTCCATGGGTCCGCCGAGCCCTGTCCATCACAAGAAGACAAACGGGAACTCTGTGACTAATGGCAGCCAGGATCTTGTcatagaggagctgcagagcaaTAAGGAGAAGAGTAAATGCAGAGCTATGTCCATAGAG GCAGCGGAGAAGGAGTGGGCGGAGAGGAGGCAGAACCTGGGTCATTACGACGGGAAAGAGTTTGAGAAGATCCTGCAGGAGGCCCAGGCCAACATGATGAAGGGCATCCCCAGCCTGGAGGTGGACGAGAACACtgcactgccccctgctgccagCGGAGAACAAGCCGACACCCACAGTCCTGTAGAGTCACCAACAG ACCTCCGGTCCGAGCCTGACTCCGACAAACTGGTCAAAAAGGGGCCCGAGAAACTGCCGAAGCCCGTGTTGGAGAAACCAGCCAAGCCGGTGCTGGAGAGACCCTCCAAGACCAAGCCGGCGCCCATCGACACTGTCACCAAGCAAGGGTCCGAGAAGGCCAGCAAGTCCCCACCGCCGCCGCCTCCAAGGAAGACCTACCCCGGCTCCAACTCCGGCTCCAACTCCGGCATGACCACCACTCGCTCTGGGGAGGTGGTCTTCACCAGCAGGAAGGAGTCCGTCTCAGCTCAG GAGGGTGACGAGGAGGTCCCACCTCCCACTCCCCAGCCCAAGCCCACCAAGGTCCCACCAGAGACCAAGCCAAAGCCTCCTACCCCTCCCCCGGTTATAACGTCTGTCTCCAGAGACGAGGACGATGAAGGAGACAAGATCATGGCAGAGCTCCAG GTTTTCCAGATGTGCACAGTTAAGGATGTAGGGGTGAAAAATTTGGTAGAGCCCGGCACTCGAATTGAACCGCAAATCAGAGAGCTAAGACCGGGGGCCTTGTTGCCCCTCAAAGAGAAAAAG CAGAGCTCAGAGCCCAGTCGAGAGGATAAAGATCCGGACACGGATGAAAACGGGAACACCCCTGTGCGACAGAGCCAAGGG GTCATTTACTATGTGACTGGCCAGATCCCCAAAGATCTCCCACCCCCGTCAGGAACGGACGAGACCCCCGAGCTCCAAGAGCCCGCGCAGCCGCCAACACAGGTGTCAAATGTCAATGTTAACGACAATTCTCCAAGCCAGGAACAGCAGCCGCCACAGTCTCCACCACCCAAATCCCCCCCGCCTTTAACGCCGCCACCGATTTCACCTAAACCCGTGGGACTGACCAAATTCAAACTGCCAAAGAAGCAAGTGAAACGCTCCGAATCCTTGAAGACCAAGGTGGAAATGGAGAAGGGCAAAATGCTCAACAAAATGAACACTGAGAAGAAAAGTAAAACCATCCCGGAGCCTGTTTCTTCCAGTAAGAATATAATCCCAGAGGCGACGGAAACCAGCACAATTAGCGCCGTCAGACAGATGCCGTCTAAACGTTCTGTTTCCCCAACGAAAAAGGCTCGGGTTGAGGACAGTGATCCACCGAAAGTTACTTTTGTGGATGACGACGAGGGCGCGGGTCTTAGTCTGGATCTGCCTGGAGAAGAGGCGCCTCCACCTCCTGACAACATAGCATTCATGATCACCAACACCAAGGTTCAGTCTCTGTCTTGTGGCGAGTACCAGGATCTGGTCAACGCCAAGAAGGCAGGCGTCCAGACATTCACTTTAGGATCCGCCCAAAACCGAGGGAACGCCGCGGGGGATCCCAACGCGCTGCCGGACAACGGCTTCAACAAGAAGCCCGTCATCATCATTTTCGATGAGCCCATGGACATCCGCTCGGCCTACAAGCGTCTGTCCACCATATTTGAGTCTGAGGACGAACTGGAGAGGCTGCTGTCACAAGAGCGCATCGATGAGGAGAGCGAGGAGTCGGACTCGGAGAGGGGGGGTTGGCTGCAGGTCAAAGCTGAGGCCACAAAATCGGTTGAGGACAAAAAGGTCAGATCTTCCCAGGGCACCGCCGACCACAACAGCTTATCGTCCTCGTCTTCGTCCTCGATATCCGAACTGACGGACAGTGGAATAAACATGGAGGCGAACGAAGACGCCAAGCAGGACAGTAAGAAGAAGTTCAAGTTCAAGTTCCCCAAGAAGCAGCTGGCGGCGCTGACCCAGGCGATCCGCGCCGGCACCAAGTCGGGCAAGAAGACTCTCCAGGTGGTCGTGTacgaagacgaggaggaaggcGACGGCACCATCAGGCAGCACAAGGAAGCGAAGAGATTCGAGATTACACGTTCACAATCTTTAGCGGACACGGATTCGGCCTCGCAGCTGAGGAGGCAGAACTCCGGGTCCCACGTTCGGACGGACGAGATCCGGAAGAACACCTACAAGACCCTGGACAGCCTGGAGCAGACCAtcaagcagctggagaccaccATCAGCGAGATGGGCCCCCTCTCCCCCGAGGAGCCCGTCCCTCAGGAGGAGGCTAAAGCAGGGGGTGTGAAGAGCTCCGATGGAGGGGGGCTAAAGAGGTCGTCCTCTCTCCCTACCTCCAGAGGGTCCGGCCCTAAGGTACCCGGCAAAAAGTTTCTGCAGCCGAAGACTAAACCGCAGCTCCTGCCTCGGCCTGTAGTCGTCCCTACTACCAGCACCAGCACTGCCTCCGCCATCACTGTCCCCAGCGCCGTGCCACAG AACGCCAGTGTCGCTTCCCCCACTAGTCGGATGCCCGTCCCTTTGTCTGCGAAGTCCAGGCAGTCGCCGGGTACTACTGACAAAGCAGGAAAACAGCCAAAACTGCAGGACGCTCAGAGGCAGTTCCGACAG